In the genome of Armatimonadota bacterium, the window CCGGAGCAGGCGGCACACCTCGAACCCGCTCATCTCCGGCAGCATCACGTCCAGGATCACGAGGTCCAGGGGCTCCTGGAGGCCCCGTTCAAGGGCCGAGGCCCCGTCATACGCCTCGATGACCCGGTAACCCTCCCGCTCCAGGGCGAACCGGAGGGCTTCCACCAAGGGCCGCTCGTCGTCCACCACCAGGATCCGGGCGGGCTCGGAGTCCGTCCGCGACTGCATCCCTCCTCGAGCCTACTCCATAGCCTCCACCTCGTCCAGGAACCTCCGGACGCGCCGTCGGAGCGCTTCCCGAACCGCCCGGAAGGCGGCGAGGATCTCTTCTTCCGATCCTTCTGCGGCAGCGGGGTCTGGAATGGACCAGTGCAGGGTCCGGGCGCCGGGGAAGACGGGGCAGCGCTCCCGGACCCGGTCGCACACGGTGATCACCCAGTCGAAGCGCTGGCCGACAAATCCTTCCACGGACTTGCTGGTGTGGTGGGAGAGGTCAATCCCGACCTCCGCCATGACCTGAACCGCGTAAGGGTGCACCCCGCGGGGCTCCGTGCCCGCGCTCGCCACCTCCACCCGTCCCCCTCCCAAGTGCCGCAGGAGCCCCTCCGCCATCTGGGACCGGGCGGAGTTTCCCGTGCACAGAACCAGGACCCGCACCTTACCCGAACCGTCCCGTGATGTAGTCCTCCGTGCGGCGATCCCGGGGACGGGTGAACACTTCCTCCGTAGGTCCGAACTCCACCAGCTCCCCGTCCAGCAGAAACGCGGTGAAGTCCGAGACCCGGGCCGCCTGCTGCATGTTATGGGTCACGATGACGATGGTGTAGTTCTGCTTCAGGTCCTCCATCAGATCCTCGATGCGGGCAGTCGAGATTGGGTCCAGGGCGGAGCACGGTTCGTCCATGAGCAGCACTTCCGGCTCCACGGCCAGGGCCCGGGCGATGCACAACCGCTGCTGCTGGCCGCCCGAGAGCTCCAGGCCGCTTTTGCGGTGCAGGTCGTCCTTCACCTCGTCCCACAGGGCCGCCAGGCGTAAGGCCCGCTCTACCCGTTCATCCAGCTCCCGTCGGCTCAGCCTCCGGTGCAGCCGCAGCCCGAAGGCCACGTTCTCGTAGACAGACTTGGGGAAGGGGTTGGGCTTCTGGAACACCATGCCGATCCGGACCCGGACCTCCACGGGATCCACTCCGGGTGCGTAGATGTCTTGCCCCCGGAAGAGCACCTGGCCTTCCACCCGGGCACCCGGAATGAGGTCGTTCATGCGGTTCAGAGACCGGATGAGGGTGCTCTTGCCGCAGCCTGAAGGTCCGATGATCGCGGTGATCCGCCGCTCCGGGATGTCCAGGCTCACCCCCCGCAGGGCCACCCGATCTCCGTACCGAACCCGCAGGTCCCGGATCTGGAGGACGGGCTCCGTGACCGTCACCGCCCGGTGGGGGATCTGGGGTCGCGTGTCCAGGATCCGCTGCATCCGCTCCTCCTACCCCTGGATGGTCGTTCGATTGCGCAGCCAGATGGCGGTGCCGTTCAGAAAGAGCAGTACGGCCAGCAACAGCAGGATTCCCGCCGCGGCCACCCGGTGGAATTCCGGGTTGGGGAGCGAGACGTAGTTGAAGATCTGGATGGGGAGCACGGTGAAGTAGTCCCAGACGCTTCGGGGCAGAAACGGTACGTACTGCAGGGCTCCCAGCATGATGAGGGGCGCGGTCTCCCCCACGGCCCGGGACAGGCTCAGGATGATGCCCGTGAAGATTCCCGGGGCCGCATACGGGAGCACGTGGTGGCGCACCACCTGCCACCGGGTGGCCCCCAGGGCATACGCCGCCTCCCGCACGGAGAAAGGAACGGCCCGGATGGCCTCCCGGGAGGCCAAGATCACGAGAGGGAGCACCAGGAGGGCGAGGGTCAGCGCGCCCGCGAGGACGCTTTTGCCCATCCGCATCCCCTCCACGAACACTCCAAGCCCCAAGAGCCCGTACAGGATCGAGGGGACGCTCGCAAGGTTCGCGACGTTCACCTCCAGGGCCCGGGTGAGGGGAGAGGGATGTGCGTACTCCTCCAGGTACACCGCGGCGAGCACGCCCAGCGGGAAGGCCACGAGGCTCATGATGCCCACCACGTAGAGGGTCCCCACCAGGGCGCTGGCATAGCCCGCCTGAGCAGGGAAGCGCGAGGGGAAATGGGTAAGAAGCTCCGGCCGCAGGTAAGGTGCCCCGTCCCGGGTGACGTCCACCAGCAGGATCCCCAGGAACACCAGCCCCACCAGGGTGGCCGCCTGGCAGGCCGCCACGAACACCCGGGCCGTCTGTCTCCGCCGCTCCAGTCGCCGGCGCCCGTCGAGGTCTGCGGCCAGCACGCTCACAGGTACCGCTCCCGGAACCGTTGGACCACCCGGAAGCTCAGCAGGTTCATGAGGAGCGTCAGAACGAACAGGAGCATACCCGCGGCAAAGAGGGTTCGGTATTCCACGGACCCGTAGGGGGTGTCCCCCAGGCTCACCTGCACGATGAAGGCGGTGATGGTCTCCACGGTCTCCAGGGGGTTGAAGGTCCAGTTGGGGGTCTGGCCCGCGGCCAGGGCCACGATCATGGTCTCCCCGATGGCGCGGGAAAGGGCCAGCACGCAGGCCGCGGCGATCCCGGAAAGGGATGCGGGGATCACCACCCGCAGGGCGACCTCCATGGGGGTGGCGCCCAGGGCGTAGGCCCCGTGCCGGAGCTCGGCCGGGACCGCCCGCATCACGTCCTCGCTGAGGGAAGACACGAGGGGCAGGATCATGATGCCCATCACCAACCCGGCACTCAGCGCGTTCTGTCCCGCCAGGGCCTGCCCGAAGACGTGATCCTGGAGGAAGGGGGTCACGAAGGTGAGGGCGAAGTACCCGTACACGATGGTGGGAACCCCGGCGAGGAGCTCCAGGGCCGGCTTTACCCTTCGGCGCACGCCCTCCGGCGCGAACTCGCTCAGGTACACGGCGGCAAGCAGCCCGAGGGGGACCGCCACCGCGAGGGCGATGAGGCTGGTGAGCACCGTCCCCGCCAAGAGGGGCAACACCCCGAACCGTTTGGTGCTGTACAGCGGGCTCCAGGTGGTCTCCGTGAAGAACTCCCGCAAAAGCCGCCACGGATTTCCCACGAGATCCGGTCGGGCCTCCACAAACCGCTGGAGGTCCGGCCGACGGGCCGCGAGCTGCGGATCCGCCGCGTGCACGGGAAGCCGGAAGAACTCCACGGTCTCGTAGGCGAGCACCGCGGCGATGGCTACCGTGACCCCCAGGGAGAGCCAGGCACACAGGGCCAGGCCCGCTCCGATGGCGCTCTCCCGGATCCACCGATCGGTCTTGCGCTCTCCCATCCCCCTATATCCCACCCTGCCTGTGTTAATTCCGGGTTAAGAAGATGGGGCGGCGGGGTGGGGGTGCTCCCGGGGGGTACGGGAGCAGGGCGAGGCCGCCGCCCCAGGGCCTCCTCACCGGCAGTGCGCCACGTACTCCCGGTTCACCCGTTCCAGGGTGGCGTGGCCCGCGGCCTTCCCGCCTTCCCGGAAGGCCGTCCCGGCCTTGAGGCGTGCGATGCACTGCCGGGCGGCCGCGTACACCGCCTCGGGGAACTCCACGTACCCCACGGCCCGGACGAGGTTGGTCTTCCTATCCGGCCGCCGGGGGTCGTCCACCTGGAGGTTCACACCCGTCCTCTGGCCCACGTACCAGCTGGCGAACTGCCGCACCTCGGGCTTGGTGAGGGCGCTCGTGCGGTTCAGGTAGATGAAAAGCGGCCGGGTCAACGGGTAGCGGCCCGACTTGGTGTTGTCGAAGGTGGGTTCGATTCCCCGGCACTGGTCGTTGGACGCGAGGTCTGTCCGGTCGCTCGGGTCGATGGCCACACCCTTCACGCGCCCCAGGTTCTCCTCCAGGTACGCCAATCCGAAGTACCCCAAAGCCCCCTCGTCCCGGCTCACGAACTGCACCGTCACGTTGTCGTCCTCGGTGGCCTGGTAGTCGCCCCGGCTGGCCTTGGCGCGGCCGGTGACCATCTCCGTGAAGCTGTCGAAGGTCCCCGAGTCGGCTCCCGCACCCGCCAGCCGCAGCGGCCGGTCGGGGAAGGTCCTGCGGACCTGGCGCCAGCTGGTGATCCGCCGCTCGGCTGCGGGTTCCCAGATGCGCTTCAGCTCCCCCAGCGTGAGGCACGTGGCCCAGGTGTTGCGGGGGTGCACCACCACGCTGAGTCCGTCGATGGCCACGGGGACTTCCACGTAACTCACCTGGTTCCGTCGGCACGCCTCGTCCTCCTCGGGCCGGATGGGACGGGACGCGTCCTGGATGTCCGTGCGGGACTGAGGGCTGTCCGCGCAGAACTTCTTGAACCCCCCTCCGGTCCCGCTGATCCCCACCGTGATCCGGATCCCCCGGCCCTGCACGGTCTTCCGGAACTCCTCCGCCACCGCGCTCGTGAGAGGGGCGACGGTGCTGGACCCGTCAATCACGATGGTCCCGGCTGGACTTGTGGTCCCCCCCGCCCGCTGCTGGGCGAGGCCGAAAGGGGCACCGCTTACGGACATCAGGAGTCCTAAACCGGCCACGAGGAGCTTCCTGATGCTCATGGGGTTTTCACCTCCTCCGGAGATTTCCGCCTTCATCCAAACGCTCGATGGGCCTTGTTAAGAGCCATCTAAGGGCGAGTCAACGGAAGATCAAGTTCCGAACCTCCCTCCTCCCGTGCCCACAGAGCGCATGGCGGTTCAATCTGCTCGGGAGGTTAGAACCCCCGCCGCTGAGGGGTTCAGCCCGGAACCGGCGGGGGAACCTGGAGGGCGCTGAGGGGACCGGGGTAGTGCACCAGTTCCACCCCGGCCTCCTCCAGCAGGCGGGCCGCGGCCGGGTCCGGGTAGTCCCCCGCGTAGACCACCCGCACGAGTCCCACGTTGGCGATCATCTTCGCGCACACAAGGCACGGCTGGTGCGTGGTGTAGAGGGTGGCGCCCGCGATGGCGACCCCGTGATGGGCGGCCTGGAGGATGGCGTTCTGCTCCGCGTGGATGCACAGGCACGTGTCGTGGCCCGTGCCGGAAGGGGCCTCTCCCGCGCACCGGGGACATCCTCCTTCTCCGCAGTTCCGCAATCCCCGTGGCGTGTCGTTGTAGCCCGTGGAGAGCACCATGCGGTCCAGCACGATCACCGCCCCTACCCGGCGGCGCA includes:
- a CDS encoding cytidine/deoxycytidylate deaminase family protein; protein product: MTRPSWDDYFMSMAVLASSRSTCLRRRVGAVIVLDRMVLSTGYNDTPRGLRNCGEGGCPRCAGEAPSGTGHDTCLCIHAEQNAILQAAHHGVAIAGATLYTTHQPCLVCAKMIANVGLVRVVYAGDYPDPAAARLLEEAGVELVHYPGPLSALQVPPPVPG
- the pstA gene encoding phosphate ABC transporter permease PstA; translation: MSVLAADLDGRRRLERRRQTARVFVAACQAATLVGLVFLGILLVDVTRDGAPYLRPELLTHFPSRFPAQAGYASALVGTLYVVGIMSLVAFPLGVLAAVYLEEYAHPSPLTRALEVNVANLASVPSILYGLLGLGVFVEGMRMGKSVLAGALTLALLVLPLVILASREAIRAVPFSVREAAYALGATRWQVVRHHVLPYAAPGIFTGIILSLSRAVGETAPLIMLGALQYVPFLPRSVWDYFTVLPIQIFNYVSLPNPEFHRVAAAGILLLLAVLLFLNGTAIWLRNRTTIQG
- the pstC gene encoding phosphate ABC transporter permease subunit PstC, which encodes MGERKTDRWIRESAIGAGLALCAWLSLGVTVAIAAVLAYETVEFFRLPVHAADPQLAARRPDLQRFVEARPDLVGNPWRLLREFFTETTWSPLYSTKRFGVLPLLAGTVLTSLIALAVAVPLGLLAAVYLSEFAPEGVRRRVKPALELLAGVPTIVYGYFALTFVTPFLQDHVFGQALAGQNALSAGLVMGIMILPLVSSLSEDVMRAVPAELRHGAYALGATPMEVALRVVIPASLSGIAAACVLALSRAIGETMIVALAAGQTPNWTFNPLETVETITAFIVQVSLGDTPYGSVEYRTLFAAGMLLFVLTLLMNLLSFRVVQRFRERYL
- the pstB gene encoding phosphate ABC transporter ATP-binding protein PstB; translation: MQRILDTRPQIPHRAVTVTEPVLQIRDLRVRYGDRVALRGVSLDIPERRITAIIGPSGCGKSTLIRSLNRMNDLIPGARVEGQVLFRGQDIYAPGVDPVEVRVRIGMVFQKPNPFPKSVYENVAFGLRLHRRLSRRELDERVERALRLAALWDEVKDDLHRKSGLELSGGQQQRLCIARALAVEPEVLLMDEPCSALDPISTARIEDLMEDLKQNYTIVIVTHNMQQAARVSDFTAFLLDGELVEFGPTEEVFTRPRDRRTEDYITGRFG
- a CDS encoding PstS family phosphate ABC transporter substrate-binding protein, encoding MSIRKLLVAGLGLLMSVSGAPFGLAQQRAGGTTSPAGTIVIDGSSTVAPLTSAVAEEFRKTVQGRGIRITVGISGTGGGFKKFCADSPQSRTDIQDASRPIRPEEDEACRRNQVSYVEVPVAIDGLSVVVHPRNTWATCLTLGELKRIWEPAAERRITSWRQVRRTFPDRPLRLAGAGADSGTFDSFTEMVTGRAKASRGDYQATEDDNVTVQFVSRDEGALGYFGLAYLEENLGRVKGVAIDPSDRTDLASNDQCRGIEPTFDNTKSGRYPLTRPLFIYLNRTSALTKPEVRQFASWYVGQRTGVNLQVDDPRRPDRKTNLVRAVGYVEFPEAVYAAARQCIARLKAGTAFREGGKAAGHATLERVNREYVAHCR
- a CDS encoding arsenate reductase ArsC gives rise to the protein MRVLVLCTGNSARSQMAEGLLRHLGGGRVEVASAGTEPRGVHPYAVQVMAEVGIDLSHHTSKSVEGFVGQRFDWVITVCDRVRERCPVFPGARTLHWSIPDPAAAEGSEEEILAAFRAVREALRRRVRRFLDEVEAME